CTAATTATTTTTTACCTAGTCCGTTTGGGTTAGGTTGTAGATGGATGTGTAAAAGAAGcagtatattgataaaaaaatatatatatatatatttccaaaatcaaaagagcgattaggttaaaaaaataaaggattTCTAATCatcttgttttgttattttataatataacgaACAGAAACCTCTTAAAGATAGAGAATCCAGTTAGCAGTCTACCTGTTTATGAGGTATTTAGTGCTTTCGTAATCTAATACCTTATTTTGACTGTATCGCACTATGTGTCATTTCAGAACTCAAGAAAATAAAGACTTTACTTTTAGTTCAAATCGAATTTTAATCCAAATGGAGAAATTTCAAGGATATTTAGAGTTCGATGGGGCTCGTCAACAGAGTTTTCTATATCCACTTTTTTTTCGGGACTATATTTATGTACTTGCTTATGATCACGGTTTAAATAGATTAAATAGAAACCGCCCTATTTTCTTGGAAAATGCggattatgacaaaaaatatagTTCACTAATTGTGAAACGCTTAATTTTGCGAATGTACGAACAGAATCGTTTGATTATTCCCACTAAGGATTTGAACAAAAATCTGGGGCATACCAATAATTTCTATTATCAAATGATATCTGTTTTATTTGCAGTGATTGTAGAAATTCCATTTTCCCTAAGGTTGGGATCCTCTATCGAaggaaaaaatgtaaaaaaatcttacaatttACAATCACTTCATTCAATATTTCCCTTTTTAGAAGACAAACTCTcacattttaattatgtattagaTGTACTAATACCTTACCCCATCCATCTAGAAATCTTGGTTCAAACCCTACGTTACCGGGTAAAAGATGCCTCTTCTTTGCATTTTTTTCGGTTCTGTCTATACGAGTATTGCAATTGGAAGAATTttgatagtaaaaaaaaatcaattttgaatCCAAGATTTTTATTGTTCTTATATAATTCTCATGTATGTGAATACgaatccatctttttttttctacgcAAGCAGTCTTCTCATTTACGATCGACATCTTATGACGTCTTTTTTGAGCGAATTTTATTCTATGGaaaaatacaacattttttaaaagtctttgttaataatttttcGGCGCTCTTAGGGTTGCTCAAGGATCCTTTCCTACATTATGTTAGATATCATGGAAAATACATTCTGGCAACAAAGGATACGCCACTTCTGATGaataaatggaaatattattttgttaatttatggcAATGTTATTTTTCCGTATGGTTTCAATCGCAAAAGgttaatataaatcaattatcTAAAGATAATTTAGAATTTCTGGGTTATCTATCAAGTTTGCGACTAAACCCTTTAGTGGTACGTAGTCAAATGCTAGAAAACTCATTTCTAATAGATAATGTTCGAATAAAATTGGATAGCAACATTCCAATTTCTTCTATTATTGGGTCGTTGGCTAAAGATAAATTTTGTAATGTATTAGGGCATCCGATTAGTAAAGCGACCTGGACGGATTCATCAGATTCTGATATTCTCAACCGATTTGTGCGTATATGCAGAAATATTTCGCATTATTACAGCGGATCTTCAAACAAAAAGAATTTGTAtcgaataaaatatatacttcgTCTTTGTTGTGTTAAAACTTTGGCTCGTAAACACAAAAGTACTGTACGCGCTTTTTTAAAAAGGTTGGGCTCGGGTTTATTAGAAGAATTCCTTACGGGGGAAGACCAAGTTCTTTCTTTAATCTTCCCAAGAAGTGATTATGCTTCTAAAAGATTATATCGAGTGCGGGTTTGGTATTTGGATATTCTTTATCTTAATGATTTAGTCAATCATGAATAATGGGGTTCTGAGGCTccataaattaaatcaaaatttatcagAACGTAAACGGAATGCggagataacaaaaaaataaattattttgtattatcaaaagtcatttatttctattattaaaTGTTCATACAGTAAGACTAAGATGAAATTTACTGAGTATTGAATTCGCAGTCCTATttataaggaaacaaagaaacTGAGTTTTCTATGTATACATAGAGAAAGCTGTGTGCAATGAAAAATGCAAGCACGGTTTGGGGAGgggttttttacttttttttcattttaacaaGGAAATTATCTACTCCATCCGACTAGTTCCGGGTTCGAGTCCCGGGCAACCCACTATGgatcatattcatatgattttgaaataatattcatagagaaattatatttctatgtatataGATTCGTTTATAATTTCTCTCctcgataaaaaaattattatgaatCTAAACTAAAAGGATCTTAGCCGTTTTACATTGGTTGACATGGCTATATAAGTCATGTTATACTGTTCAATAACAAGCTCTCAATTATCTacttatagttttagagaatttGTGTGCTTGGGAGTCCCTGATGATTAAATAAACCAAGGATTTTACCATGACTGCAATTTTAGAGAGACGCGAAAGCGAAAGCCTATGGGGTCGCTTCTGTAACTGGATAACTAGTACTGAAAACCGTCTTTACATTGGAtggtttggtgttttgatgatCCCTACCTTATTGACCGCAACTTCCGTTTTTATTATCGCATTCATTGCTGCTCCTCCAGTAGATATTGATGGTATTCGTGAACCTGTTTCTGGATCTCTTCTTTACGGAAACAATATTATTTCAGGTGCCATTATTCCTACTTCTGCAGCTATTGGTTTGCATTTTTACCCGATCTGGGAAGCTGCATCCGTTGATGAATGGCTATACAACGGTGGTCCTTATGAACTAATTGTTCTACACTTTTTACTTGGTGTAGCTTGTTATATGGGTCGTGAGTGGGAACTTAGTTTCCGTCTGGGTATGCGTCCTTGGATTGCTGTTGCATATTCAGCTCCTGTTGCAGCTGCTACTGCTGTTTTCTTGATCTACCCAATTGGTCAAGGAAGTTTTTCTGATGGTATGCCTCTAGGAATCTCTGGTACTTTCAACTTTATGATTGTATTCCAGGCTGAGCACAACATTCTTATGCACCCATTTCACATGTTAGGTGTAGCTGGTGTATTCGGCGGCTCCCTATTTAGTGCTATGCATGGTTCTTTGGTAACTTCTAGTTTGATCAGGGAAACCACAGAAAATGAATCTGCTAATGAAGGTTACAGATTcggtcaagaagaagaaacttacaACATTGTAGCTGCTCACGGTTATTTTGGCCGATTGATCTTCCAATATGCTAGTTTCAACAATTCTCGTTCTTTACATTTCTTCTTAGCGGCTTGGCCGGTAGTAGGTATTTGGTTTACTGCTTTAGGTATTAGTACTATGGCTTTCAACCTAAATGGTTTCAATTTCAACCAATCAGTAGTTGATAGTCAAGGACGTGTTATTAATACTTGGGCTGATATTATTAACCGTGCTAACCTTGGTATGGAAGTTATGCATGAACGTAATGCTCACAACTTCCCTCTAGACCTAGCTGCTGTTGAGGCTCCATCTATAAATGGATAATTCTTTAGTGTTAGTCTAGACCtagtttagtaatattaaaaacgAGCGATATAAGCCTTCTTTTGAAGGCTTATATCGCtcgtttttttctataaaacggaacaaatcattttttttatataattttttctattatatataaaaataaaatagaaaaaaatactattataatttataattttttttgataaaaaaaatattgctgCGTGTTTATTTTAGACAATACAAACAAGATATGATGTATAGTAGAGTAGGGGCGGATGTAGCCAAGTGGATTAAGGCAGTGGATTGTGAATTCACCATCGCGGGTTCAATTCCCGTCGTTCGCCCGTGATGCCCGGGACCAAGTTATTATGATTTCTTTTTCCGCCTTTGTATTAAGcttctctatttttcttaataaatgctTTGCTacaaaaggatttttttttagtgaacgtGTCACAGTTAATTAactcctattttttttaagacgaAGAAAGAAATTCGATTTTCTCTCCTATTTACTACGGCGACGAAGAATCAAAGTCTcactatattttttcctttttctagttCTTCTTCCAAGCGCAGGATAACCCCAGGGGGTTACGGGTTTTTTTCTACCAATTGGAGCCCTCCCTTCACCACCTCCATGGGGGTGGTCGACAGGGTTCATAACTACTCCTCTTACTACAGGACGTTTACCTAGCCAACATTTCGATCCGGCTCTACCCAAACTTTTCTGGTTTACCCCAACATTTCCCACTTGTCCGACTGTTGCTGAGCAGTTTTTGGATATCAAACGGACCTCTCCAGAAGGTAATTTTAATGTGGCCGATTTCCCCTCTTTTGCAATCAGTTTCGCTACAGCACCCGCTGCTCTAGCTAATTGTCCACCCTTTCCAAGTGTGATTTCTATATTATGTATGGCCGTGCCTAAGGGCATATCGGTTGAAGTAGATTCTTCTTTTTGATCAATCAAAACCCCTTCCCAAACTGTACAAGCTTCTTCCAAAGCATACGGCTTTCTGAATGTAGATGATGATATCTATACGGATGGatcttatcttatatatatcgtAGAATTCTTCTATATATGGTAGAAGTACCACACGAGTGGATATATAGGAATCAAAATCTGCCGAATAACTTATGTTATGATCTTCTACATCCTAGGTCTTCCCGTTCCGTCATCTGGCTTATGTTCTTCATGTAGCATTCAGACCGAATGACTCTATGAAATTACGTCGATACTTCCACATATTATGGGTAACGTAGGAGACATCTCTATTTTTCCCCGGGGGAATCTTTAGAATTACCACTGCTTAGCTTTCAATTCGCCTCTGACCATCAAATGAAATGTGAATAACCCGTCCTCCTCTCTTTGAAACAAGGGGCGCTTATGGTTCTGTCGGTGCTTGAAACAATTTTGTCTTCTCCATATTACTATATCTCTAGagtcaataattttatatgaggAACTACTGAACTCAATCACTTGCTGCCGTTACTCTTCAGTTTTCTGTTGAGGTCTATCCTGCAGAGGTACTCAAATTGGATCAGTGATCGATTTCTAGGTTTTGTCGTAAACCTAATTGGTTACTTCCAATTACGTAAATCAAATAGTTCAAACCGCACTCAAAGGTAGGGCATTTCCCATTTTTATAGGAACTTCTGTACCAGAAACAATGGTATCTCCAATTATAGCCCCTCTGGGATGTAAAATATATCTCTTCTCACCATCCCCATAGTGTATGAGACAAATGTATGCATTTCGATTAGGGTCGTATTCTATGGTTACGATTCTACCATATATGTCTTTTGTATTTCGTCGAAAATCTATTTTACGGTATAGACGCTTATGACCTCCCCCTCTATGCCTTACGGTAATGATTCCTCTGGCATTACGACCTTTACCACAATGATGCTGCCCATAGATCAAATTATTTCGTGGATTGGATTTCACTTGACTGTCTACGGCTCCATTGCGTGTGCTCGGGGTAGAAGTTTTGTATAAATGTATCGCCATGCTATTaagtattttgatttaagttcttttctttctaaGAGGTGGAATAGAATAACCCGGTTGAAGCGTAATGATCATACGTCTGTAATGCATTGTATGTCCCAGAATAGGTCCCATTCTTTTAACCTTTCCGGGGAGTCGATGACTATTCATAGCTATTACCTTGACACCAAAGAAGAGTTCGACCCAATGCTTTATTTCTGTCCTAGTTGATCCTGATTCGACATTAAAAGTATATTGATTTTTCCCCAATAACCGAATACTTTTGTCTGTAAATACTGCATATTTGATTCCATCCATAAATCGATTTTcttccctatgagttctagtcTCAATAAGAATGCTAGTTCTTACTGTTCATATGTTATGTTATGATATGAATATACCACACCAATTCGTTATGTATAGATGATGAGAAGATTCCATTGATACAGAGCCAATTCCAATAGACTTATTGGAGGGTCCCATTGGCGTGCATCCAGTAGGAATTGAACCTACGAATTCGCCAATTATGAGTTGGGCGCTTTAACCATTCAGCCATGGATGCTTAGTGGGGATCCTCGTACATGGTGAATAACCAAATTCCAATTGAAATGAAATCTTTAGGATAAATCAATGCAATTTAGGAGGAATCAATGAAAGGACATCAATTCAAATCCTGGATTTTCGAATTGAGAGAAATAGTGAGAGAGATCAAGAATTCTCACTATTTCTTAGATTCATGGACCCAAATCAATTCAGTGGGATCtttcattcatatttttttccacCAAGAACGTTTTAGAAAACTCTTGGACCCTCGAATTTTTAGTATCCTACTTTTGCGCAATTCACAGGGTTCAACAAGCAATCGATATTTCACGATCAAGGGTGTAGTACTATTTGTAGTAGCGGCCCTTCTATATCGTATTAACAATCGAAATATGGTCGAAAGCAAAAATCTCTATTTGAAAGGGCTTCTTCCTATACCTATGAATTCCATTGGACCCAGAAATGATACATCGGAAGAATCTTTTGGGTCTTCCAATATCAATAGGTTGATTGTTTCGCTCCTGTAttttacaaaaggaaaaaagatcTCTGAGAGCTGTTTCCGGGATCCGAAAGAGAGTACTCGGGTTCTCCCAATAACTAAAAAGTGTATCATGCCTGAATCTAACTGGAGTTCGCGGTGGTGGAGGAACTGGATCGGAAAAAAGAGggatttttgttgtaagatATCTAATGAAACCGTCGCTGGAATTGATATCTCATTTAAAgagaaagatatcaaatatctggagtttctttttgtatattatatggaTGATCCGATCCGCAAGGGCCATGATTGGGAATTGTTTGATCGTCTTTCTCCGAATAAGAGGCGAAACATAATCAACTTGAATTCGGGACAGCTATTCGAAATCTTAGTGAAAGACTGGATTTGTTATCTCATGTTTGCTTTTCGTGAAAAAATACCAATTGAAGTGGAGGGTTTCTTCAAACAACAAGGAGCTGGGTCAACTATTCAATCAAATGATATTGAGCATGTTTCCCATCTCTTCTCGAGAAACAAGCGGGCTATTTCTTTGCAAAATTGTGCTCAATTTCATATGTGGCAATTCCACCAAGATCTCTTCGTTAGTTGGGGGAAGAATCCGCACGAATCGGATTTTTTGAGGAAAATATCGAGAGAGAATTGGATTTGGTTAGACAATGTGTGGTTGGTAAACAAGGATAGATTTTTTAGCAAGGTACGAAATGTATCGTCAAATATTCAATATGATTCTACAAGATCTAGTTTCGTTCAAGTAACGGATTCTAGCCAATTGAACGGATCTTCTGATCAATTCATAGATCCTTTCGATTCCATTAGTAATGAGGATTCGGAATATCACTATCACACATTGATCAATCAAAGAGAGATTCAACAACTAAAAGAAAGATCGATTCTTTGGGATCCTTCCTTTATTCAAACGGAAGGAAGAGAGATAGAATCAGACCGATTCCCTAAATACCTTTCTGGATATTCCTCAATGCCCCGGCTATTCACGGAACGTGAAAAGCGAATGAATAATCATCTGCTTCCGGAAGAAAGCgaagaatttttttggaattctacAAGAGCCATTCGTTCTTTTTTCTCTGACAGATGGTCAGAACTTCATCTGGGTTCGAATCCTACTGAGAGGTCCACTAGGGATCAGAAATTGTTGAAGAAAGAACAAGATGTTTCTTTTGTCCCTTCCAGGCGatcggaaaataaagaaatagttaatatattcaAGATAATTACGTATTTACAAAATACCGTCTCAATTCATCCTATTTCATCAGATCTGGGATGTGATACGGTTCCGAAGGATGAACTGGATATGGACAGTTCCAATAAGATTTCATTCTTGaacaaaaatccatttttttatttatttcatctaTTCCATGAACGGAAGAGGGGGGGATACACGTTACGCCACGATTTTGAGTCAGAAGAGAGATTTCAAGAAATGGCAGATCTATTCACTCTATCAATAACCGAGCCGGATCTGGTGTATCATAAGGGATTTGCCTTTTCTATTGATTCCTACGGATTGGATCAAAGACAATTCTTGAAGGAGGTTTTCAACTCCAGGgatgaattgaaaaagaaatctTTATTGGTTCTACCTCctattttttatgaagaaaatgaatcttTTTATCGAAGGATCAGAAAAAATTGGGTCCGGATCTCCTGCGGGAATTTTTTTGaagatccaaaaccaaaaagagtGGTATTTGCTAGCAACAACATAATGGAGGCAGTCAATCAATATAGATTGATCCGAAATCTGATTCAAATCCAATTCCAATATAGTCCCTATGGGTACATAAGAAATGTATTGAAtcgattctttttaatgaagagACCTGATCGCAACTTCGAATATGGAATTCAAAGGGATCTAATAGGAAATGATACTCTGAATCATAGAACTATAATGAAAGATACGATCAACCAACAtttatcgaatttgaaaaagagtcagaagaaatggttcgatcctcttatttttctttctcgaaCCGAGAGATCCATAAATCGGGATCCTAATGCATATAGATACAAATGGTCCAATGGGAGCAAGAATTTCCAGGAGCATTTGAAACATTTCGTTTCTGAGCGGAAGAGCCGTTTTCAAGTAGTGTTCGATCGATTATGTATTAATCAATATTCGATTGATTGGTCTGAGgttattgataaaaaagattTGTCTAAGTCACTTCGTTTCTTTTTGTCCAAGTTACTTCGTTTTTTGTCCAAGTTACTTCTCTTTTTGTCTAACTCacttccttttttctttgtgaGTTTCGAGAATATCCCCATTCATAGGTCTGAGATCCACATCTATGAATTGAAAGGTCCGAACGATCAACCCTGCAATCAGTTGTTAGAATCAATAGGTCTTCAAAtcgttcattttaaaaaattgaaaccctTTTTATTGGATGATCATAATACTTCTCAAAAATCGAAATTCTTGATCAATGGAGGAACAATATCACCATTTTTGTTCAATAAGATACCAAAGTGGATGATTGACTCATTCCATACTAGAAAGAATCGCAGGAAATCTTTTGATAACACGGATTCCTATTTCTCAATCGTATCCCACGATCAAGACAATTGGCTGAATCCCGTGAAACCATTTCAGAGAAGTTCAttgatatcttctttttctaaagCAAATCGACTTCGATTCTTGAATAATCCACATCACTTCTGCTTCTATTGTAACAAAAGATTCCCTTTTTATGTGGAAAAGGCCCGTCTCAATAATTCTGATTTTACGTATGGACAATTCCTCACTATCTTGTTCAttcacaacaaaatattttcttcgtgtggtggtaaaaaaaaacatgctttTTTGGAGAGAGATACTATTTCACCTTCGTCAATCGAGTCACAGGTATCTAACATATTCATATCTAACGATTTTCCACAAAGTGGTGACGAAAGGTATAACTTGTACAAATCTTTCCATTTTCCAATTCGATCCGATCCATTAGTTCGTAGAGCTATTTACTCGATTGCAGACATTTCTGGAACACCTCTAATAGAGGGACAAAGAGTAAATTTGGAAAGAACGTATTGTCAAACTCTTTCAGATATGAATCTATCCGATTCAGAAGAGAAGAGCTTGCATCAGTATCTCAATTTCAATTCAAACGTGGGTTTGATTCACACTCCATGTTCTGAGAAATATTTACAGAGGAAAAAACGGAGTCTTTGCCTAAAAAAATGCGTTGACAAAGGGCAGATGGATAGAACCTTTCAACGAGATAGTGCTTTTTCAACTCTCTCAAAATGGAATCTATTCCAAACATATATG
Above is a window of Brassica napus cultivar Da-Ae unplaced genomic scaffold, Da-Ae ScsIHWf_1019;HRSCAF=1431, whole genome shotgun sequence DNA encoding:
- the LOC125595255 gene encoding protein Ycf2-like (The sequence of the model RefSeq protein was modified relative to this genomic sequence to represent the inferred CDS: added 36 bases not found in genome assembly); amino-acid sequence: MKGHQFKSWIFELREIVREIKNSHYFLDSWTQINSVGSFIHIFFHQERFRKLLDPRIFSILLLRNSQGSTSNRYFTIKGVVLFVVAALLYRINNRNMVESKNLYLKGLLPIPMNSIGPRNDTSEESFGSSNINRLIVSLLYFTKGKKISESCFRDPKESTRVLPITKKCIMPESNWSSRWWRNWIGKKRDFCCKISNETVAGIDISFKEKDIKYLEFLFVYYMDDPIRKGHDWELFDRLSPNKRRNIINLNSGQLFEILVKDWICYLMFAFREKIPIEVEGFFKQQGAGSTIQSNDIEHVSHLFSRNKRAISLQNCAQFHMWQFHQDLFVSWGKNPHESDFLRKISRENWIWLDNVWLVNKDRFFSKVRNVSSNIQYDSTRSSFVQVTDSSQLNGSSDQFIDPFDSISNEDSEYHYHTLINQREIQQLKERSILWDPSFIQTEGREIESDRFPKYLSGYSSMPRLFTEREKRMNNHLLPEESEEFFWNSTRAIRSFFSDRWSELHLGSNPTERSTRDQKLLKKEQDVSFVPSRRSENKEIVNIFKIITYLQNTVSIHPISSDLGCDTVPKDELDMDSSNKISFLNKNPFFYLFHLFHERKRGGYTLRHDFESEERFQEMADLFTLSITEPDLVYHKGFAFSIDSYGLDQRQFLKEVFNSRDELKKKSLLVLPPIFYEENESFYRRIRKNWVRISCGNFFEDPKPKRVVFASNNIMEAVNQYRLIRNLIQIQFQYSPYGYIRNVLNRFFLMKRPDRNFEYGIQRDLIGNDTLNHRTIMKDTINQHLSNLKKSQKKWFDPLIFLSRTERSINRDPNAYRYKWSNGSKNFQEHLKHFVSERKSRFQVVFDRLCINQYSIDWSEVIDKKDLSKSLRFFLSKLLRFLSKLLLFLSNSLPFFFVSFENIPIHRSEIHIYELKGPNDQLRGGYIHNSFPF
- the LOC125595257 gene encoding 50S ribosomal protein L2, chloroplastic is translated as MAIHLYKTSTPSTRNGAVDSQVKSNPRNNLIYGQHHCGKGRNARGIITVRHRGGGHKRLYRKIDFRRNTKDIYGRIVTIEYDPNRNAYICLIHYGDGEKRYILHPRGAIIGDTIVSGTEVPIKMGNALPLTDMPLGTAIHNIEITLGKGGQLARAAGAVAKLIAKEGKSATLKLPSGEVRLISKNCSATVGQVGNVGVNQKSLGRAGSKCWLGKRPVVRGVVMNPVDHPHGGGEGRAPIGRKKPVTPWGYPALGRRTRKRKKYSETLILRRRSK
- the LOC125595256 gene encoding photosystem II protein D1 translates to MTAILERRESESLWGRFCNWITSTENRLYIGWFGVLMIPTLLTATSVFIIAFIAAPPVDIDGIREPVSGSLLYGNNIISGAIIPTSAAIGLHFYPIWEAASVDEWLYNGGPYELIVLHFLLGVACYMGREWELSFRLGMRPWIAVAYSAPVAAATAVFLIYPIGQGSFSDGMPLGISGTFNFMIVFQAEHNILMHPFHMLGVAGVFGGSLFSAMHGSLVTSSLIRETTENESANEGYRFGQEEETYNIVAAHGYFGRLIFQYASFNNSRSLHFFLAAWPVVGIWFTALGISTMAFNLNGFNFNQSVVDSQGRVINTWADIINRANLGMEVMHERNAHNFPLDLAAVEAPSING